Proteins encoded together in one Carya illinoinensis cultivar Pawnee chromosome 3, C.illinoinensisPawnee_v1, whole genome shotgun sequence window:
- the LOC122305380 gene encoding uncharacterized protein LOC122305380 isoform X2 — translation MGCFLACFGSSKDGRKRGKQSRNKVRPRNHQRTVSCKPVQSTVSLTQGASQNPKTTPVPQILQIRDEVEEELGFRARKKVTFDSNVKTYEHVSCDDSQDFSLESEGGGKKGEQNVAKSNQSKSSSEDSSITSGSGSYPSNYRYQNCRDSDDEYEEPDNEDSDLDCDYDDDNCGIEDNGLYEDDDDDRIVESRRTISAAHIFTEEVESPMPICALRDGEVKPIGSNPYARDRSVYVHPVLNPVENLTQWKAVKAKGGTPLKPQKENFVSNQEPCVPLGTDPSFEELSFSFRSKTDQSKKLNQEITVDASLSNWLVSSETTPVNKTSTNCLNTISPEKSMLQGSNSSRCQDDRPILGALTVEELKQFSASSSPRRSPSRSPDEMPIIGTVGTYWSHNTVPAKDSGSASSYKGIPNTTSKYREVHVIRE, via the exons ATGGGttgctttcttgcttgttttggttCCTCTAAAGATGGGAGGAAACGAGGGAAACAGAGCCGGAACAAGGTTCGGCCTCGTAATCACCAA AGAACTGTAAGTTGCAAACCTGTGCAATCTACTGTTTCTTTGACGCAGGGCGCCTCCCAAAATCCCAAAACCACCCCAGTTCCGCAAATTCTACAAATCCG ggatgaggttgaggaagagtTGGGCTTCAGGGCCAGAAAGAAAGTAACATTTGACTCCAATGTCAAAACCTATGAACATGTTTCATGTGATGATAGTCAGGATTTTTCATTGGAGAGTGAAGGAGGTGGGAAGAAAGGGGAGCAAAATGTAGCAAAATCAAACCAATCGAAGTCCTCTTCAGAAGATAGCTCGATCACATCAGGCTCAGGATCTTATCCATCAAATTATAGGTACCAAAATTGCAGGGACAGCGATGATGAGTACGAAGAACCAGACAATGAGGATAGTGATCTTGATTGTGATTATGATGACGATAACTGTGGAATCGAGGATAACGGTTTATACGAGGATGATGACGATGATAGAATTGTGGAATCAAGAAGAACAATTTCTGCAGCTCATATATTTACCGAGGAGGTTGAAAGTCCTATGCCAATATGTGCTTTGCGAGATGGGGAAGTGAAGCCAATTGGGTCTAACCCATATGCTCGAGATAGGAGTGTTTATGTCCATCCGGTGCTGAACCCAGTAGAAAATCTTACACAGTGGAAAGCTGTTAAGGCTAAAGGGGGGACACCATTGAAGCCTCAGAAAGAGAACTTTGTCTCAAATCAAGAACCCTGTGTTCCATTGGGTACGGATCCAAGTTTTGAGGAATTATCATTCAGTTTCAGGTCAAAAACTGATCAATCTAAAAAGTTGAACCAAGAAATAACAGTTGATGCGAGCCTTTCCAACTGGTTGGTTTCATCCGAGACTACTCCTGTCAATAAGACTAGCACAAACTGTCTTAATACCATTTCGCCCGAGAAAAGCATGTTACAAGGATCAAATTCTTCCAGGTGTCAAGACGATAGACCGATTTTAGGAGCGTTAACTGTCGAAGAACTCAAGCAATTTTCCGCTTCTTCTTCACCAAGGAGGTCTCCGAGTCGAAGTCCCGATGAGATGCCCATAATAGGCACAGTTGGGACCTACTGGAGTCACAACACTGTCCCTGCCAAAGATTCTGGCTCTGCCTCTTCCTACAAAGGAATACCAAACACGACCAGCAAGTACAGAGAGGTACATGT GATAAGAGAGTGA
- the LOC122305377 gene encoding heterogeneous nuclear ribonucleoprotein 1-like, with amino-acid sequence MDSDEGKVFIGGIAWDTTEDTLRDYFGQYGQVSQAVIMRDKPTGRPRGFGFVVFSDPSVLDSVLQDGHTIDGRTVEAKRALSREEQQTSSRTGNFNASRASGEGGNFKTKKIFVGGLPSNLTEDEFRQYFESYGQVTDVVIMYDQNTQRPRGFGFITFENEDAVDRVLRKTFHDLSGKAVEVKRALPKDANPGGGARGGGYQGYTASGPNSNTFDSRTDGSRYMQPQTTAGGFPPYPGYGGPGYGYGGYGSYGVSGYGSASTGFGGPTGAYGNPNAPNASYGSGAPGGLKNTWSGQTSPGYGVPGFGGNAGYGTAASWNSPGGVGFISAPRGQSPSGASGYGNQVYGYGNYGGSDNPYSGGYGAAGGRGGSAPSSNAGAGASGAEQQGMGGGYIGSGYGDTNGTSGYSNAGWRSDPSQAAGYGAGYGGTQSRQV; translated from the exons ATGGATTCGGACGAAGGAAAGGTTTTCATAGGAGGAATAGCGTGGGACACGACCGAGGACACTCTGAGAGACTACTTCGGTCAGTATGGCCAGGTCTCCCAGGCCGTCATCATGCGCGACAAGCCCACCGGCCGCCCTCGTGGCTTCGGCTTCGTCGTCTTCTCTGACCCTTCCGTCCTCGACAGTGTTCTCCAGGATGGACACACCATCGATGGCCGTACG GTGGAGGCAAAAAGGGCTTTATCAAGAGAAGAACAGCAGACTTCCTCTAGAACTGGAAATTTCAATGCTAGCAGAGCCTCTGGAGAGGGAGGAAATTTTAAGACCAAAAAGATATTTGTTGGAGGGTTGCCTTCCAACCTGACAGAAGATGAGTTTCGTCAGTATTTTGAAAGTTATGGACAAGTAACTGATGTGGTAATCATGTATGACCAGAATACTCAACGGCCTCGTGGTTTTGGTTTCATAACGTTTGAAAATGAGGATGCAGTCGATAGAGTTCTTCGCAAGACGTTCCATGACTTGAGTGGTAAAGCAGTTGAGGTAAAACGAGCCCTTCCTAAAGATGCAAATCCTGGTGGTGGAGCACGGGGTGGGGGCTATCAAGGTTATACTGCCTCTGGGCCAAATTCAAATACATTTGATAGTCGGACAGATGGCAGTAGATATATGCAGCCTCAAACTACTGCAGGTGGTTTCCCACCGTACCCTGGCTATGGTGGACCAGGCTATGGTTATGGTGGTTATGGCAGTTATGGTGTTAGTGGTTACGGAAGTGCAAGCACTGGATTTGGCGGTCCTACAGGGGCATATGGCAACCCAAATGCCCCTAATGCTAGTTATGGAAGTGGGGCGCCTGGTGGGTTAAAAAATACTTGGAGTGGCCAGACTTCTCCTGGGTATGGCGTTCCAGGCTTTGGCGGGAATGCAGGGTATGGAACTGCAGCTTCTTGGAATTCTCCAGGTGGTGTTGGTTTCATTTCTGCCCCACGGGGTCAATCTCCAAGCGGGGCTTCTGGGTATGGGAATCAAGTTTATGGATACGGTAATTATGGTGGAAGTGATAATCCTTATTCTGGTGGGTATGGGGCTGCAGGGGGGCGTGGTGGAAGTGCCCCAAGTAGCAATGCTGGCGCCGGTGCTAGTGGAGCAGAGCAACAGGGGATGGGTGGTGGCTACATTGGTAGTGGCTATGGTGACACAAATGGAACTTCAGGGTACTCCAATGCAGGATGGAGATCTGACCCTTCGCAGGCTGCTGGTTATGGGGCTGGCTATGGTGGCACTCAGTCCAGGCAGGTTTAA
- the LOC122305376 gene encoding protein NRT1/ PTR FAMILY 5.2-like isoform X2, which yields MAYYGIASNLVLYLTKELREGTVKSSNNVTNWVGTAWMTPILGAYIADTFLGRYWTFVIASAIYLVGMCLLTLAVSVPALRPPSCGAGVKEEDCTKKASSLQVGIFYCALYIIAFGTGGTKPNISTMGADQFDDFDTKERTQKLSFFNWWMFSIFFGTLFSNTFLIYIQDNVGWSLGYGLPTIGLLVSILVFLVGTRFYRHKVPSESPTTRIVKALVAAIRKWQVPAPDDPKELHELSLEDYAKNGKLRIEYTPLLRFLDKAAVKKGSSSPWLLCPVTQVEETKQMVKMVPILIATFVPSAVVAQVGTLFIKQGTTLDRSMGPNFKIPPACLTAFVTIFMLFSIPIYDRYFVPTVRRYTKNPRGITLLQRLGIGLVLHVIIMITACLAERKRLGVARENHMFGKHDTVPLTIFILLPQFALTGVAEAFVEVAKLEFFYDQAPEGMKSLGTSYFTSSLGIGHFLSSFLLTTVSDITKRNGHKGWILDNINVSHLDYYYGFLTILSFLNLLFFLLVARMFVYNNEVTKSERGMAMEASVLSKASSRDNEVLKTGIS from the exons ATGGCATATTATGGGATAGCATCAAACCTAGTGCTATATTTGACAAAAGAGCTCCGAGAAGGCACTGTAAAATCTTCAAACAATGTCACCAACTGGGTTGGTACCGCATGGATGACACCCATTTTAGGTGCATACATCGCAGATACTTTTCTTGGCCGATACTGGACTTTCGTCATTGCTTCAGCAATTTATCTCGTG GGAATGTGCCTCTTAACCCTAGCAGTCTCAGTGCCAGCATTAAGACCACCATCTTGTGGTGCTGGTGTTAAAGAAGAAGATTGCACTAAAAAGGCCTCATCTTTGCAAGTGGGTATTTTCTATTGTGCCTTGTATATAATAGCTTTTGGGACAGGTGGAACCAAACCCAACATTTCAACCATGGGGGCAGACCAGTTTGATGACTTCGATACCAAGGAAAGGACCCAAAAGCTCTCCTTCTTTAATTGGTGGATGTTTAGCATTTTCTTTGGCACTCTCTTTTCCAACACTTTTCTGATCTACATACAAGACAATGTGGGGTGGAGCCTTGGTTATGGCCTCCCAACAATTGGGCTCTTGGTTTCAATTTTGGTTTTCTTGGTAGGCACTCGATTTTATAGGCACAAAGTTCCTTCAGAGAGTCCTACAACTAGGATAGTCAAAGCTCTTGTGGCTGCAATAAGGAAATGGCAGGTACCTGCCCCCGATGACCCAAAAGAGCTTCATGAGCTGAGCTTGGAAGATTACGCCAAAAATGGGAAACTCAGAATTGAGTACACCCCTCTCTTAAG ATTCCTTGACAAAGCAGCAGTAAAGAAAGGGTCAAGCTCACCATGGCTGCTATGCCCAGTGACCCAAGTAGAAGAAACCAAGCAAATGGTGAAAATGGTTCCTATTTTGATTGCGACTTTCGTACCAAGTGCCGTAGTAGCCCAAGTAGGTACACTTTTCATCAAACAAGGCACCACCCTGGACAGGAGCATGGGTCCTAATTTCAAAATCCCACCAGCATGCCTCACAGCTTTTGTAACAATCTTCATGCTGTTCAGCATTCCAATCTATGACCGCTACTTTGTCCCAACAGTAAGGCGCTACACAAAGAACCCTAGAGGGATTACATTGCTGCAGAGACTAGGGATTGGACTTGTGTTGCATGTCATTATCATGATCACAGCTTGCTTGGCTGAGAGAAAGAGACTCGGTGTTGCAAGAGAAAATCACATGTTTGGCAAACATGATACAGTTCCCCTTACTATTTTCATTCTCCTCCCTCAGTTTGCATTGACAGGGGTTGCTGAGGCCTTTGTGGAAGTTGCAAAGTTGGAGTTTTTCTATGATCAAGCTCCAGAAGGCATGAAAAGCCTGGGGACCTCATATTTCACTAGCAGCTTGGGGATTGGACACTTTCTCAGTAGTTTTCTTTTAACAACAGTTTCTGATATCACCAAGAGAAATGGTCACAAGGGTTGGATTTTGGACAATATAAATGTCTCTCATTTAGACTACTATTATGGTTTCCTGACCATCCTGAGCTTTCTCAACCTCCTCTTTTTTCTGCTTGTCGCAAGGATGTTTGTATATAATAATGAAGTGACAAAATCCGAGAGGGGCATGGCAATGGAAGCTTCAGTACTGAGCAAAGCTTCATCTCGAGATAATGAAGTCTTGAAGACAGGAATAAGCTGA
- the LOC122305376 gene encoding protein NRT1/ PTR FAMILY 5.2-like isoform X1, which translates to MMATVEEKGFADGRDDYTQDGTVDLKGRSVLRSKSGGWKACSFIVGYEIFERMAYYGIASNLVLYLTKELREGTVKSSNNVTNWVGTAWMTPILGAYIADTFLGRYWTFVIASAIYLVGMCLLTLAVSVPALRPPSCGAGVKEEDCTKKASSLQVGIFYCALYIIAFGTGGTKPNISTMGADQFDDFDTKERTQKLSFFNWWMFSIFFGTLFSNTFLIYIQDNVGWSLGYGLPTIGLLVSILVFLVGTRFYRHKVPSESPTTRIVKALVAAIRKWQVPAPDDPKELHELSLEDYAKNGKLRIEYTPLLRFLDKAAVKKGSSSPWLLCPVTQVEETKQMVKMVPILIATFVPSAVVAQVGTLFIKQGTTLDRSMGPNFKIPPACLTAFVTIFMLFSIPIYDRYFVPTVRRYTKNPRGITLLQRLGIGLVLHVIIMITACLAERKRLGVARENHMFGKHDTVPLTIFILLPQFALTGVAEAFVEVAKLEFFYDQAPEGMKSLGTSYFTSSLGIGHFLSSFLLTTVSDITKRNGHKGWILDNINVSHLDYYYGFLTILSFLNLLFFLLVARMFVYNNEVTKSERGMAMEASVLSKASSRDNEVLKTGIS; encoded by the exons ATGATGGCAACGGTAGAAGAGAAAGGGTTTGCAGATGGAAGAGACGATTACACACAAGATGGGACTGTGGATCTCAAAGGTAGATCCGTTTTAAGATCAAAGAGTGGAGGATGGAAAGCTTGTTCCTTCATTGTAG GATATGAAATCTTTGAGAGGATGGCATATTATGGGATAGCATCAAACCTAGTGCTATATTTGACAAAAGAGCTCCGAGAAGGCACTGTAAAATCTTCAAACAATGTCACCAACTGGGTTGGTACCGCATGGATGACACCCATTTTAGGTGCATACATCGCAGATACTTTTCTTGGCCGATACTGGACTTTCGTCATTGCTTCAGCAATTTATCTCGTG GGAATGTGCCTCTTAACCCTAGCAGTCTCAGTGCCAGCATTAAGACCACCATCTTGTGGTGCTGGTGTTAAAGAAGAAGATTGCACTAAAAAGGCCTCATCTTTGCAAGTGGGTATTTTCTATTGTGCCTTGTATATAATAGCTTTTGGGACAGGTGGAACCAAACCCAACATTTCAACCATGGGGGCAGACCAGTTTGATGACTTCGATACCAAGGAAAGGACCCAAAAGCTCTCCTTCTTTAATTGGTGGATGTTTAGCATTTTCTTTGGCACTCTCTTTTCCAACACTTTTCTGATCTACATACAAGACAATGTGGGGTGGAGCCTTGGTTATGGCCTCCCAACAATTGGGCTCTTGGTTTCAATTTTGGTTTTCTTGGTAGGCACTCGATTTTATAGGCACAAAGTTCCTTCAGAGAGTCCTACAACTAGGATAGTCAAAGCTCTTGTGGCTGCAATAAGGAAATGGCAGGTACCTGCCCCCGATGACCCAAAAGAGCTTCATGAGCTGAGCTTGGAAGATTACGCCAAAAATGGGAAACTCAGAATTGAGTACACCCCTCTCTTAAG ATTCCTTGACAAAGCAGCAGTAAAGAAAGGGTCAAGCTCACCATGGCTGCTATGCCCAGTGACCCAAGTAGAAGAAACCAAGCAAATGGTGAAAATGGTTCCTATTTTGATTGCGACTTTCGTACCAAGTGCCGTAGTAGCCCAAGTAGGTACACTTTTCATCAAACAAGGCACCACCCTGGACAGGAGCATGGGTCCTAATTTCAAAATCCCACCAGCATGCCTCACAGCTTTTGTAACAATCTTCATGCTGTTCAGCATTCCAATCTATGACCGCTACTTTGTCCCAACAGTAAGGCGCTACACAAAGAACCCTAGAGGGATTACATTGCTGCAGAGACTAGGGATTGGACTTGTGTTGCATGTCATTATCATGATCACAGCTTGCTTGGCTGAGAGAAAGAGACTCGGTGTTGCAAGAGAAAATCACATGTTTGGCAAACATGATACAGTTCCCCTTACTATTTTCATTCTCCTCCCTCAGTTTGCATTGACAGGGGTTGCTGAGGCCTTTGTGGAAGTTGCAAAGTTGGAGTTTTTCTATGATCAAGCTCCAGAAGGCATGAAAAGCCTGGGGACCTCATATTTCACTAGCAGCTTGGGGATTGGACACTTTCTCAGTAGTTTTCTTTTAACAACAGTTTCTGATATCACCAAGAGAAATGGTCACAAGGGTTGGATTTTGGACAATATAAATGTCTCTCATTTAGACTACTATTATGGTTTCCTGACCATCCTGAGCTTTCTCAACCTCCTCTTTTTTCTGCTTGTCGCAAGGATGTTTGTATATAATAATGAAGTGACAAAATCCGAGAGGGGCATGGCAATGGAAGCTTCAGTACTGAGCAAAGCTTCATCTCGAGATAATGAAGTCTTGAAGACAGGAATAAGCTGA
- the LOC122305375 gene encoding BRCA1-associated RING domain protein 1, with protein sequence MGDSIDNGGSRFLNPWFLHFQKLGLELKCPLCLNLLAKPMLLSCNHIFCNSCIPCSAQLNSECPVCKALYFNKDLRPAPFMDNLVTIYRGLEATFCANLFQRVPSDSRRVLEQFQASLYTGNGSQEPSDIVQRDKSGSGQLIFPLLANKQDQIPLNLNSSVENGFGLNEKFEKYSTPIEGKGGREGVKFNDALGMNPPPLSSQREPESLEEQKVGEIEMNQVSQSLPDTPPSFGDTKGSDDESFYWGSVHSLENPLINRASNKHSESRTRQLRHDSSASETEDGYSRDIKRQKKLTYGPSGLRIERHGCIPPVSHSEILMIPNSELELESRVTPVAAQQPLVLDASHMSNSICAFCQSPAISKNTGPILHYANGKMVVGDEASRSNVIHVHRLCVDWAPQVYFVNDTVKNLKAEVARGLKIKCGKCGRKGAALGCYAKSCRKSYHVPCAVEMSDCRWDHENFLMLCPAHTSIKFPNEKSRSGKHVFKDNLVPNQRAPPQPILWVAPRDGAKEWVICGSALSTEEKVLVLKFASMCGATVTKYWKPNVTHVIAATDAQGACTRTLKVLMAILNGRWILKIGWVKACMEAMHPVDEEPYEVDLDNHGSCNGPKTGRLMGLDNAPKLFNGLKFYFVGDFVPGYMEDLQNLVTTAGGTVLKSKEEVVAQSCDDQVVLSRILVVYNLDSPQGCKVGEEVDILWKRLTEAQDVAADLGCQVIGHTWLLESIAACNLQPLVN encoded by the exons ATGGGGGATTCTATTGATAATGGCGGCAGTAGATTTCTGAACCCGTGGTTTCTTCATTTTCAGAAACTGGGTCTCGAGCTCAAATGCCCTCTCTG CTTAAACTTGCTGGCCAAACCAATGTTACTCTCCTGCAATCACATTTTCTGCAA TTCCTGCATACCCTGCTCAGCACAGCTTAACTCAGAGTGCCCTGTCTGTAAAGCTCTCTATTTTAACAAAG ACTTAAGGCCTGCACCTTTCATGGATAATCTTGTAACGATATATAGGGGTTTGGAGGCTACTTTCTGTGCCAATCTGTTTCAGCGTGTGCCTTCAG ATTCCAGGAGGGTTTTGGAGCAATTCCAGGCTTCCCTTTATACTGGTAATGGTAGTCAGGAACCCTCTGACATTGTCCAGAGGGATAAATCAGGCAGCGGACAGTTAATCTTTCCATTATTGGCTAATAAGCAAGATCAAATTCCATTGAATTTGAATAGTTCTGTTGAAAATGGGTTTGGCCTGaatgaaaaatttgagaaatacaGTACTCCCATAGAGGGTAAAGGTGGTAGGGAAGGAGTCAAATTTAACGATGCATTGGGTATGAATCCACCACCATTGAGTTCACAAAGGGAGCCTGAGAGCCTTGAAGAGCAAAAGGTTGGGGAAATAGAAATGAATCAGGTGTCTCAGTCATTACCAGATACCCCTCCTTCGTTTGGTGATACTAAGGGCTCAGATGATGAAAGCTTTTATTGGGGCAGTGTGCAT AGTCTAGAAAACCCTTTGATCAATAGAGCATCCAATAAACATTCTGAAAGCAGGACTAGGCAGTTGAGGCATGACAGTTCTGCCTCTGAAACCGAAGATGGTTATTCAAGGGATATCAAGAGACAAAAGAAATTAACCTATGGACCATCAGGGTTGAGGATTGAAAGACATGGTTGTATTCCACCAGTCTCACATTCTGAGATTCTTATGATTCCTAATTCTGAATTGGAACTTGAATCTAGGGTGACTCCTGTTGCTGCACAGCAACCTTTAGTTTTGGATGCCTCACATATGAGTAATAGCATTTGTGCATTTTGCCAGTCCCCTGCAATCTCCAAG AACACTGGCCCAATTTTGCATTATGCTAATGGGAAAATGGTAGTAGGAGATGAGGCAAGCCGTTCAAATGTTATACATGTCCACAGGCTGTGCGTTGATTG GGCACCGCAGGTGTATTTTGTTAATGACACTGTTAAGAATCTGAAGGCAGAAGTGGCAAGAGGTTTAAAGATCAAGTGTGGCAAATGTGGACGAAAGGGAGCCGCCCTGGGCTGCTATGCGAAATCCTGTCGGAAAAGCTATCATGTTCCCTGTGCAGTGGAAATGTCAGATTGTCGCTGGGATCAT GAAAACTTTCTCATGCTCTGTCCTGCTCATACTTCAATCAAGTTTCCAAATGAGAAATCCCGATCTGGAAAACATGTTTTTAAGGATAATCTGGTGCCAAATCAGAG AGCCCCTCCGCAGCCCATACTTTGGGTAGCTCCTAGGGATGGAGCTAAAGAATGGGTTATATGTGGATCTGCTCTATCTACTGAAGAAAAG gTTCTTGTGCTCAAGTTTGCAAGCATGTGTGGTGCAACTGTCACCAAGTATTGGAAACCAAATGTCACACACGTGATTGCGGCCACTGACGCACAGGGTGCATGTACTAGGACGCTTAAAGTTCTCATGGCCATTTTGAATGGGAGATGGATCCTTAAAATTGGCT GGGTAAAGGCTTGTATGGAAGCAATGCACCCCGTGGATGAAGAGCCTTATGAAGTTGATCTTGACAACCATGGGAGTTGCAATGGCCCCAAAACTGGCAGGCTTATGGGCTTGGATAAT GCACCAAAGCTCTTTAATGGGTTGAAGTTCTATTTTGTTGGTGATTTTGTGCCTGGATACATGGAAGATCTGCAAAACCTGGTTACAACTGCAGGAGGTACtgttttgaaaagtaaagaagaaGTGGTGGCACAAAGCTGTGATGATCAGGTAGTTCTGTCAAGGATACTAGTTGTTTATAACCTCGATTCCCCGCAAGGATGCAAGGTAGGAGAAGAAGTAGATATTCTTTGGAAGAGGTTGACTGAGGCACAGGATGTGGCTGCTGACCTAGGATGCCAAGTCATTGGTCACACTTGGCTTTTGGAATCAATTGCTGCATGCAACTTGCAGCCTCTTGTTAACTGA
- the LOC122305380 gene encoding uncharacterized protein LOC122305380 isoform X1: MGCFLACFGSSKDGRKRGKQSRNKVRPRNHQRTVSCKPVQSTVSLTQGASQNPKTTPVPQILQIRDEVEEELGFRARKKVTFDSNVKTYEHVSCDDSQDFSLESEGGGKKGEQNVAKSNQSKSSSEDSSITSGSGSYPSNYRYQNCRDSDDEYEEPDNEDSDLDCDYDDDNCGIEDNGLYEDDDDDRIVESRRTISAAHIFTEEVESPMPICALRDGEVKPIGSNPYARDRSVYVHPVLNPVENLTQWKAVKAKGGTPLKPQKENFVSNQEPCVPLGTDPSFEELSFSFRSKTDQSKKLNQEITVDASLSNWLVSSETTPVNKTSTNCLNTISPEKSMLQGSNSSRCQDDRPILGALTVEELKQFSASSSPRRSPSRSPDEMPIIGTVGTYWSHNTVPAKDSGSASSYKGIPNTTSKYREDKRVNWHSTPFETRLDRALKGGVA, translated from the exons ATGGGttgctttcttgcttgttttggttCCTCTAAAGATGGGAGGAAACGAGGGAAACAGAGCCGGAACAAGGTTCGGCCTCGTAATCACCAA AGAACTGTAAGTTGCAAACCTGTGCAATCTACTGTTTCTTTGACGCAGGGCGCCTCCCAAAATCCCAAAACCACCCCAGTTCCGCAAATTCTACAAATCCG ggatgaggttgaggaagagtTGGGCTTCAGGGCCAGAAAGAAAGTAACATTTGACTCCAATGTCAAAACCTATGAACATGTTTCATGTGATGATAGTCAGGATTTTTCATTGGAGAGTGAAGGAGGTGGGAAGAAAGGGGAGCAAAATGTAGCAAAATCAAACCAATCGAAGTCCTCTTCAGAAGATAGCTCGATCACATCAGGCTCAGGATCTTATCCATCAAATTATAGGTACCAAAATTGCAGGGACAGCGATGATGAGTACGAAGAACCAGACAATGAGGATAGTGATCTTGATTGTGATTATGATGACGATAACTGTGGAATCGAGGATAACGGTTTATACGAGGATGATGACGATGATAGAATTGTGGAATCAAGAAGAACAATTTCTGCAGCTCATATATTTACCGAGGAGGTTGAAAGTCCTATGCCAATATGTGCTTTGCGAGATGGGGAAGTGAAGCCAATTGGGTCTAACCCATATGCTCGAGATAGGAGTGTTTATGTCCATCCGGTGCTGAACCCAGTAGAAAATCTTACACAGTGGAAAGCTGTTAAGGCTAAAGGGGGGACACCATTGAAGCCTCAGAAAGAGAACTTTGTCTCAAATCAAGAACCCTGTGTTCCATTGGGTACGGATCCAAGTTTTGAGGAATTATCATTCAGTTTCAGGTCAAAAACTGATCAATCTAAAAAGTTGAACCAAGAAATAACAGTTGATGCGAGCCTTTCCAACTGGTTGGTTTCATCCGAGACTACTCCTGTCAATAAGACTAGCACAAACTGTCTTAATACCATTTCGCCCGAGAAAAGCATGTTACAAGGATCAAATTCTTCCAGGTGTCAAGACGATAGACCGATTTTAGGAGCGTTAACTGTCGAAGAACTCAAGCAATTTTCCGCTTCTTCTTCACCAAGGAGGTCTCCGAGTCGAAGTCCCGATGAGATGCCCATAATAGGCACAGTTGGGACCTACTGGAGTCACAACACTGTCCCTGCCAAAGATTCTGGCTCTGCCTCTTCCTACAAAGGAATACCAAACACGACCAGCAAGTACAGAGAG GATAAGAGAGTGAATTGGCACTCTACCCCATTTGAAACGAGATTGGATAGAGCTTTGAAGGGGGGTGTTGCTTGA